The Bacteroidota bacterium genome includes a region encoding these proteins:
- the queG gene encoding tRNA epoxyqueuosine(34) reductase QueG has product MSTREKLSLEIKAEARRLGFDACGISEATQLDEEARRLETWLNAGRQGTMDWMGRNFEKRVDPRKLVDGAQSVISVLQNYYQPIPHVEDPAIGKISRYAWGDDYHFVMKERLFELYNWIETRVGEISGRAFVDSAPVLDKAWARRSGLGWMGKHSNLINRSLGSFFFIGELILDVPLAPDGPIPDYCGSCTRCIDACPTDAIYAPYAVDANRCISYLTIEHRADDIPDDLQQNLENWIFGCDVCQDVCPWNKFKQPTQEARYAPRDGMVDTRLEEWLEIDLEAFRKQFRKNPVKRTKFEGFKRNVRMAMQAARDRTEDDARG; this is encoded by the coding sequence ATGTCTACTCGCGAAAAACTTTCTCTCGAAATCAAGGCTGAAGCCAGGCGGCTGGGCTTTGATGCGTGTGGCATTTCTGAGGCAACCCAGCTAGATGAGGAGGCGCGCCGGCTAGAGACGTGGTTGAACGCCGGCCGGCAAGGTACCATGGATTGGATGGGACGCAACTTCGAAAAACGGGTTGATCCCCGTAAGCTTGTAGACGGTGCACAGTCCGTTATTTCGGTCTTGCAAAACTACTACCAGCCCATCCCCCATGTCGAAGATCCAGCCATTGGGAAAATCAGCCGCTATGCCTGGGGAGACGACTACCACTTTGTGATGAAAGAACGGCTCTTTGAGCTCTACAACTGGATTGAAACGCGCGTAGGAGAAATCAGTGGGCGTGCGTTTGTAGACTCTGCGCCTGTGTTAGACAAAGCCTGGGCGCGGCGAAGTGGCCTTGGATGGATGGGTAAACACTCAAATCTTATCAACCGCTCATTGGGCTCATTTTTCTTTATAGGAGAATTGATCCTTGATGTGCCACTGGCACCAGATGGGCCAATCCCAGACTATTGCGGGTCTTGTACCCGCTGTATTGATGCGTGCCCAACAGATGCGATATATGCACCCTACGCGGTTGATGCAAACCGATGTATCTCTTACCTGACCATCGAACATCGGGCAGATGATATTCCTGATGATTTACAGCAGAATCTGGAGAATTGGATTTTTGGTTGCGATGTGTGCCAGGATGTGTGTCCGTGGAATAAATTCAAGCAGCCAACCCAAGAGGCCCGCTATGCTCCGCGCGACGGAATGGTTGATACACGGCTCGAAGAATGGTTGGAAATTGATCTGGAGGCCTTCAGGAAGCAATTCAGAAAGAATCCGGTAAAGCGAACCAAATTTGAGGGTTTCAAACGAAACGTACGGATGGCAATGCAAGCTGCGCGTGACAGGACTGAGGACGACGCCCGGGGATAA
- a CDS encoding response regulator transcription factor gives MLPDQTEIAELIRVAIVEDHKTLREGMEWMLGSSSGYVCIGAYGSCEEALANWEKDPLQSGDVVLMDVGLPGMSGTQGAGQVKQHYPEAQVIMLTMRDETDIILEAIQAGAVGYLLKSTPPNEILQAIQTVIDGGSSLSGPVAMRILEQFNPNNNRNIKEFNLSEREMQILQGLVDGLTYKMLAESLFISIDTVRSHIKKLYEKLHVHSRNEAVAVAVNRGIRPEPK, from the coding sequence ATGCTTCCTGATCAGACTGAAATTGCAGAGTTAATACGTGTTGCTATCGTAGAGGATCACAAGACCCTGCGTGAAGGCATGGAGTGGATGTTGGGCTCTTCGAGCGGCTATGTGTGTATTGGTGCGTATGGGTCGTGTGAGGAAGCGCTGGCAAATTGGGAGAAAGATCCTTTACAGTCAGGCGATGTCGTGCTAATGGATGTTGGTTTGCCGGGTATGAGTGGTACGCAAGGTGCCGGCCAGGTCAAACAGCATTATCCCGAAGCGCAGGTGATCATGCTCACCATGCGGGATGAAACGGACATTATCCTGGAAGCAATTCAGGCCGGCGCAGTAGGCTATTTGCTCAAATCAACGCCGCCAAACGAAATTCTCCAGGCTATACAAACCGTTATTGACGGCGGTAGCTCTCTATCTGGTCCTGTTGCGATGCGCATCCTTGAGCAGTTCAATCCGAACAACAACAGGAATATCAAGGAGTTCAACCTCTCGGAACGTGAAATGCAGATTCTGCAGGGCCTCGTAGACGGCCTCACATACAAAATGCTGGCAGAATCCCTGTTTATCAGCATTGATACCGTCCGTTCGCATATCAAAAAGCTGTACGAAAAGCTGCACGTCCATTCTAGAAACGAAGCCGTCGCTGTCGCTGTGAACCGCGGTATTCGCCCAGAGCCTAAATAA
- a CDS encoding two-component regulator propeller domain-containing protein: MRSISWARPHPAFFAHGLIALCCFLLLGIEAQGNSIPYRLYTISDGLSHENIQTLEQTPDGRLWVGTSAGLSFYTGAGFVPVRFIDATSTVNILEIEPLENDDVWVATRQMGIWHVRYQHAVQPFPELADIKASRILARNDSLYIYAQEEVWQISLTDNVLLQRDYRFEPSGIDHSVAGALIPNIVSADIAADGGQWVLDHARGPGRLLSDGSIRFLEDKIREGWYALRFDEAGTAWVSHQQEGLFRFNPETGELEQVLAEAGLRHICITPKMIVVSSYNHGALFWNLMKDGLMMSMSEESGLPTNRVNCIYRDHEGNAWIGTQIGLVQISHLGVMHIMEVQDRPLLSLNAVYNHRDQSVWASSDSEGLFQLHPMRKSVLPAGENRWSDLFKGADGRMHALGGSGWFTYGNDGEWAQREAYAGGYHGDVDRKGNGYFWHADGIYKHRAGKTPSPMFRWPLEEQDFHRQTLTADGELVIWANGQVLKIDTRRSSRQINAYPATLVRNVANYRNTSVNDIVVDHLGRTWVALLSSGLLCVEADTTMQLLPDYHIEKLSLEGDSLLIANAREGLFVFNLPSGGKAKGQRDGKASRDADMPEEHLKKDAAIRYHLTQSDGLMSTTVSGAAFTKQFLWVTHPGGITQIPRRLLSREAPIPQVLLTSINYNGVSRSQYKDVVLKASDTNIGFEFSATTFSHPHQVEYRYRLNGLPESDWVSTKKPSVHFASLPAGSYEFEVQATTSRESYGESISYNFEIPVPYYHRPMFWMTIIVIMMVLSYYLHLYRLRLMLQVERTRTQIAMDLHDDIGSSLTSLSFMSNLAYQRTQEKSPKEEISPILQEIGSMSSELVDNMLDIVWSVDPKQDSVGSVIQRLQAFYQRVNDASDITVNWKVEDGVRKIALPPRSRRNLYLIIKEAINNAIKHSSAERIDIAMTQDLVVLHVVIQDYGKGFDTDAVEKGYGLTTMRDRAKESGATFELRAAVGSATTVYLKWPLRKYAS, encoded by the coding sequence ATGAGATCTATTTCTTGGGCCCGACCCCATCCCGCGTTTTTCGCGCATGGACTAATTGCGTTATGCTGTTTTCTGCTTCTGGGAATAGAAGCACAGGGGAATAGTATACCCTACAGGCTCTACACCATTTCTGATGGATTGTCCCATGAGAACATTCAAACCCTGGAGCAGACGCCGGATGGCCGTCTGTGGGTAGGCACGTCTGCCGGTTTGAGTTTCTACACGGGTGCTGGTTTTGTCCCTGTTCGTTTTATTGACGCCACGAGTACCGTCAATATTTTAGAAATCGAACCGCTTGAAAATGACGACGTCTGGGTAGCCACGCGTCAAATGGGGATCTGGCACGTACGCTATCAACACGCAGTCCAACCGTTTCCAGAGCTTGCTGACATCAAAGCAAGCCGAATTCTTGCGCGAAATGATTCCCTGTACATTTATGCACAGGAAGAAGTTTGGCAAATATCGCTTACAGATAATGTCCTGTTGCAGCGCGATTATCGCTTCGAACCTTCCGGCATAGATCATTCTGTTGCCGGCGCCCTGATACCAAATATTGTAAGCGCTGATATTGCCGCAGATGGGGGCCAGTGGGTGTTGGATCACGCCAGGGGGCCGGGAAGATTACTGTCTGACGGTTCTATTCGATTCCTGGAGGATAAAATCAGAGAAGGCTGGTATGCGCTCCGTTTTGATGAAGCCGGCACGGCCTGGGTATCCCATCAGCAAGAAGGATTGTTTCGATTTAATCCAGAGACTGGCGAGCTAGAACAAGTTTTGGCAGAAGCCGGCTTGCGGCATATCTGCATTACGCCGAAAATGATTGTGGTGTCATCTTACAACCACGGCGCGCTGTTCTGGAATCTGATGAAAGACGGCCTGATGATGTCGATGAGCGAAGAGTCTGGGCTGCCAACAAACCGCGTCAACTGTATCTATCGGGATCATGAGGGCAATGCATGGATTGGGACGCAAATCGGCCTCGTTCAGATTAGCCATCTTGGTGTCATGCACATCATGGAAGTGCAGGACCGGCCTTTGCTTTCCCTGAATGCCGTATATAACCACCGCGACCAATCTGTGTGGGCAAGTTCTGATTCAGAAGGCCTGTTTCAACTGCACCCGATGCGCAAGTCCGTGCTGCCTGCCGGCGAAAACCGGTGGTCCGATCTGTTCAAGGGGGCGGATGGACGCATGCACGCGCTTGGCGGGAGTGGCTGGTTTACTTATGGGAACGATGGGGAGTGGGCACAGCGAGAAGCTTATGCCGGCGGGTACCATGGAGATGTAGACCGTAAAGGAAATGGATATTTCTGGCACGCTGATGGCATTTATAAACACAGGGCCGGCAAAACGCCGTCGCCAATGTTTCGCTGGCCGCTCGAAGAACAAGACTTTCATCGACAGACACTTACAGCTGACGGCGAACTTGTGATATGGGCGAATGGGCAGGTACTGAAGATTGATACCAGGCGCTCGTCTCGACAAATTAATGCGTACCCTGCTACGCTGGTACGGAACGTTGCAAATTACAGGAATACGTCGGTTAATGACATTGTTGTTGATCACCTTGGGCGCACGTGGGTTGCCCTTTTAAGCAGTGGGTTGTTGTGTGTTGAGGCTGATACCACAATGCAGTTGCTGCCTGATTATCACATCGAAAAACTATCGCTCGAAGGGGATAGTTTGCTGATTGCCAATGCACGGGAAGGCTTGTTTGTGTTCAACCTACCATCTGGTGGGAAGGCGAAAGGCCAACGCGACGGTAAAGCTTCACGTGATGCGGATATGCCTGAAGAACATCTTAAGAAAGATGCTGCGATTCGCTATCACCTGACCCAGTCTGATGGGTTGATGTCAACCACAGTTTCTGGTGCTGCGTTTACAAAACAATTTCTTTGGGTAACCCATCCGGGTGGGATAACGCAAATCCCACGGCGCTTGCTGAGTCGCGAAGCGCCCATCCCGCAGGTATTGTTGACCAGTATCAACTACAATGGTGTTTCGCGCTCCCAGTACAAGGATGTAGTACTCAAAGCTTCAGATACCAACATTGGCTTTGAGTTTAGCGCGACAACCTTTTCGCATCCTCATCAGGTTGAGTACCGGTATCGATTAAATGGGCTTCCTGAATCGGACTGGGTATCTACGAAAAAGCCCTCTGTGCATTTTGCCAGCTTGCCGGCCGGCTCCTATGAGTTCGAGGTCCAGGCTACAACCTCCAGAGAGTCGTATGGGGAATCAATCTCATACAATTTCGAAATACCTGTACCGTATTATCACCGCCCAATGTTCTGGATGACAATCATAGTCATCATGATGGTGCTCTCTTACTATTTGCATCTGTACCGATTGCGCTTGATGCTTCAGGTTGAGCGTACGCGTACACAAATAGCAATGGACCTGCACGACGATATTGGCAGCTCGCTAACAAGCCTCTCGTTTATGTCAAATCTAGCTTATCAGCGGACGCAGGAGAAATCTCCGAAAGAAGAAATTTCGCCCATCTTGCAGGAAATTGGTTCTATGTCGAGCGAACTGGTTGATAATATGCTCGACATTGTATGGTCTGTGGATCCGAAACAGGATTCGGTAGGGAGTGTGATTCAGCGCTTGCAGGCATTTTATCAGCGTGTAAACGATGCATCAGACATCACAGTAAACTGGAAAGTTGAAGACGGGGTGCGAAAAATAGCGTTACCACCTCGATCTCGGCGTAATTTGTATTTGATTATCAAGGAAGCAATCAACAATGCGATAAAGCATAGCAGTGCCGAGAGAATCGATATTGCGATGACCCAGGACCTCGTTGTGCTCCATGTAGTGATACAGGATTATGGAAAAGGGTTTGATACCGATGCTGTAGAGAAAGGCTATGGGCTTACGACCATGCGTGACAGGGCAAAAGAATCAGGCGCGACGTTTGAATTACGCGCGGCCGTTGGCTCTGCTACGACAGTCTATTTAAAATGGCCACTTCGTAAATATGCTTCCTGA
- a CDS encoding S9 family peptidase: MKQIAEIDTPVAAKKPHELEKHGDVRVDDYYWLRERENPEVIAYLEEENAYTKEVMAHTESLQDALFEEIKGRIKQDDSSVPVFRDGYWYYTRYEEGLDYPIYCRKRSSMDAEEEVMLDVNTLAEGHDYFSVAGRAVSVNNDILAFAEDNQGRRIYTLRFKNLETGAFYPDEIPMVTGNIAWANDNKTLFYTRQDPTTLRWDKIYRHVVGTPVADDVLVFEEKEDTFSAYVYRTKSKRYIVIGSYQTLSAEYRFLDADNPGGEFAVVQPRERGLEYDVDHFGDHFYIRTNLDAKNFRLVRTPVSRTTKDNWEEVLPNRDDVLLEGFEIFKDFLVVSERKNGLMELRIRPWDGSAEHYIDFGEPAYLAYTSANPEFDTQVLRYGYASMTTPTSTFDYDMVSKDKTLLKQQEVLGSFSSEDYVTERLYAPARDGVKVPVSLVYKKGTSIDGSAPLLLYAYGSYGYSMDASFSSARLSLLDRGFVYAIAHIRGGEEMGRQWYEDGKLLKKKNTFTDFVDTAEYLVAESYADPARLFAQGGSAGGLLMGAIINMRPDLWRGVVADVPWVDVVTTMLDDTIPLTTSEYDEWGNPNDKTYYDYMLSYSPYDNVEAKDYPNMLVTTGLHDSQVQYWEPAKWVARLRDVKTDQNRLIMKTNMDAGHGGASGRYERYKETAFAYAFMLDLAGVQEILPPAN; the protein is encoded by the coding sequence ATGAAACAGATCGCTGAAATTGATACGCCTGTTGCTGCCAAGAAACCCCACGAATTGGAAAAGCACGGTGATGTACGCGTAGATGATTATTACTGGCTCCGGGAGCGGGAGAACCCTGAAGTGATTGCATACCTGGAAGAAGAGAATGCGTACACAAAAGAAGTAATGGCGCACACCGAGTCTTTGCAGGATGCCCTGTTTGAAGAAATTAAAGGCCGCATCAAGCAAGACGATTCTTCGGTCCCTGTTTTCCGGGATGGATACTGGTATTACACACGGTATGAAGAAGGGTTGGATTATCCTATTTATTGTCGTAAGCGCTCTTCAATGGATGCAGAAGAAGAAGTGATGCTGGATGTCAATACGCTGGCAGAAGGGCATGACTACTTTTCAGTTGCCGGCCGTGCCGTAAGCGTAAACAATGATATCCTGGCCTTTGCAGAAGACAACCAGGGCCGGCGCATTTATACCCTCCGCTTCAAAAACTTGGAGACTGGCGCGTTCTACCCAGATGAAATTCCCATGGTTACGGGCAACATCGCCTGGGCCAATGACAACAAAACGCTGTTTTACACGCGTCAGGATCCGACAACCTTGCGTTGGGACAAAATTTATCGGCATGTTGTAGGTACGCCTGTTGCGGATGATGTTTTAGTGTTCGAAGAAAAGGAAGACACGTTTTCTGCCTATGTGTACAGGACGAAGTCTAAACGCTACATCGTCATCGGTTCATACCAGACGCTCAGCGCGGAGTACCGCTTTCTGGATGCAGATAATCCTGGTGGAGAGTTTGCCGTCGTGCAGCCACGTGAGCGCGGTCTCGAGTACGATGTGGACCACTTTGGCGATCATTTTTATATCCGGACCAACCTGGATGCAAAGAACTTCCGGCTTGTGCGTACGCCTGTCTCTCGCACAACAAAGGACAACTGGGAAGAGGTTCTGCCGAATCGGGATGACGTGTTGCTGGAAGGATTTGAAATATTTAAAGACTTCCTCGTAGTCAGCGAGCGAAAAAACGGATTGATGGAATTGCGCATCAGGCCGTGGGATGGAAGTGCAGAGCATTATATCGACTTTGGTGAGCCGGCGTACCTGGCCTATACCAGTGCCAACCCTGAATTTGATACACAAGTGCTGCGGTACGGCTATGCATCGATGACGACGCCCACATCAACGTTTGATTACGACATGGTGAGCAAAGACAAAACGTTGCTCAAGCAGCAAGAGGTTTTGGGGAGTTTTAGTTCGGAAGACTATGTTACCGAGCGATTGTATGCTCCGGCGCGCGATGGCGTAAAAGTCCCTGTATCATTGGTTTACAAAAAGGGCACTTCGATCGATGGTTCAGCGCCATTGCTGCTGTATGCGTATGGCTCTTACGGATACAGCATGGACGCCTCCTTCAGCAGTGCGCGCCTGAGTTTGCTCGACCGTGGCTTTGTCTATGCCATCGCTCACATTCGGGGTGGTGAAGAAATGGGCCGGCAGTGGTATGAAGATGGCAAGTTGTTGAAGAAGAAAAACACCTTCACCGATTTTGTCGATACAGCGGAGTACCTCGTTGCTGAGTCTTATGCGGATCCGGCGCGGCTCTTTGCGCAAGGCGGATCCGCCGGCGGGTTGCTGATGGGCGCAATCATAAACATGCGGCCCGACTTGTGGCGTGGCGTGGTTGCCGACGTACCCTGGGTAGACGTTGTTACGACCATGCTTGACGACACCATTCCCCTTACCACCAGTGAGTACGATGAATGGGGCAATCCAAACGACAAAACGTATTACGATTACATGCTTTCTTATTCGCCGTATGACAATGTGGAAGCCAAAGATTATCCCAACATGCTGGTTACCACGGGCCTGCATGATTCACAGGTACAATATTGGGAGCCGGCAAAATGGGTTGCTCGTCTGCGGGATGTAAAGACAGACCAAAACCGACTCATCATGAAAACCAACATG